One region of Lampris incognitus isolate fLamInc1 chromosome 4, fLamInc1.hap2, whole genome shotgun sequence genomic DNA includes:
- the LOC130111836 gene encoding keratinocyte-associated protein 3 — protein sequence MCTFDKDKGPRRLMRKGLTLIFIGHINFILGAIVHGNVLRHISKPSKHITTEYTAANIISVTSGLLSITTGIIAILVSRNLTLIKMQIGLLISSFLNTLLSAACSVGLLLAISLTIAHDGRGLMEGCNNTEVPINARSPVNPFCPFDTTRIYDTALALWIPSAVLAAVEAGLSVWCFLVGLTLRGMAPCGNSYIKEQFEEEALTNRNTAVTEFPSQGQSLIGQRSNPDI from the exons ATGTGTACCTTCG ACAAGGACAAAGGACCAAGACGGTTGATGAGGAAGGGGCTGACGCTCATCTTTATTGGCCATATTAATTTCATTTTGGGAGCTATTGTCCATGGCAATGTCCTTCGCCATATCTCCAAACCAAGCAAACACATTACCACAGAGTACACTGCAGCCAACATAATCTCTGTCACCTCTGGACTGCTG AGTATAACGACTGGGATCATTGCCATATTGGTGTCAAGGAATCTTACATTGATTAAAATG caaaTAGGCCTTCTAATAAGCTCATTCCTGAACACCCTGCTGTCAGCAGCATGCAGTGTCGGGCTACTGTTGGCTATCAGTCTCACCATTGCCCATGATGGAAGGGGCTTGATGGAGGGATGCAATAACACAGAGGTGCCAATCAACGCTCGGTCACCAGTCAATCCCTTTTGCCCCTTCGACACAACCAGGATCTAT GACACGGCCCTGGCGCTGTGGATCCCCAGTGCTGTGTTGGCAGCAGTGGAggcaggtctgtctgtctggtgcTTCTTAGTTGGATTGACTCTCAGAGGGATGGCACCCTGTGGCAACAGCTACATCAaagaacag TTTGAGGAAGAGGCTCTGACCAATAGGAACACAGCAGTCACTGAGTTCCCCTCACAGGGGCAAAGCCTGATTGGACAACGCTCCAACCCTGACATCTGA